A genome region from Proteus vulgaris includes the following:
- the yegD gene encoding molecular chaperone — translation MFIGFDYGTSNCSVAMMKEGKPTLLPLEGNDVYIPSTLCAPTRESVSEHLFRHLNIKPSSDIGEQLLRKSIAFNREEGIELVPEDILFGQSALSLYLRDPRDVYYVKSPKSFLGASGLHDIQISFFEDLVCAMMANIKHQAEKSTQEAITDTVIGKPINFNGLGGDASNRQAENILIRAAKRAGFKNIMFEFEPVAAGLEYESTLTKDQTVLVVDIGGGTTDCSLIQMGPSYQGKTDRSKTLLAHSGQRVGGNDLDIYLAFKQLMPLFGMTGLTSSGIKLPLKQFWDPIAINNVEAQKDFYSRQNLAVLNQLRRDAKEPEKITRLIEVYNETLGYSIVRRAEEAKIALSDSPEYIAKIALLSETLELTIERDQMVGSIESPKSKMIELVNDAVQQGGIKPDAVFMTGGSARSPILCQAIEQQLPNIPIVKGNDFGSVTAGLARWGEVCFK, via the coding sequence ATGTTTATTGGCTTTGACTATGGAACATCGAATTGTTCTGTTGCAATGATGAAAGAGGGAAAACCCACTCTTTTGCCTTTAGAAGGTAATGATGTGTATATTCCATCAACCCTTTGTGCGCCAACCCGTGAATCTGTTTCTGAACATCTATTTCGCCATTTAAATATTAAACCTTCCAGTGACATTGGCGAACAATTACTAAGAAAGTCGATTGCGTTTAATCGAGAAGAAGGTATTGAATTAGTTCCTGAAGATATTCTCTTTGGTCAATCAGCACTAAGTTTATATCTACGTGATCCTCGCGATGTTTATTACGTTAAATCACCAAAATCCTTTTTAGGTGCTTCTGGTCTACATGATATACAAATTAGCTTCTTTGAAGACTTGGTTTGCGCCATGATGGCAAATATTAAGCATCAAGCAGAAAAAAGCACGCAAGAAGCGATCACAGATACCGTTATTGGTAAACCTATTAACTTTAATGGGTTGGGCGGCGATGCTTCAAATAGACAAGCTGAAAATATTCTTATCCGTGCTGCTAAAAGAGCGGGCTTTAAGAATATTATGTTTGAATTTGAACCTGTTGCTGCTGGGCTTGAATATGAGTCGACGTTAACTAAAGATCAAACTGTATTAGTTGTTGATATTGGTGGTGGTACAACTGACTGTTCATTGATTCAAATGGGGCCAAGTTACCAAGGCAAAACCGACCGTTCAAAGACATTACTTGCCCATAGTGGACAACGTGTTGGTGGTAATGATCTTGATATTTACCTTGCTTTTAAACAGCTTATGCCATTATTTGGTATGACAGGACTAACATCTTCAGGTATAAAATTACCGCTGAAACAGTTCTGGGATCCTATTGCGATTAATAATGTTGAAGCACAAAAAGATTTTTACTCTCGTCAAAATCTAGCTGTATTAAATCAGCTAAGACGGGACGCAAAAGAGCCAGAAAAAATAACGCGCCTTATTGAAGTCTATAATGAAACTTTAGGTTACAGCATTGTTCGACGTGCTGAAGAAGCTAAAATCGCTTTATCGGATTCTCCTGAGTATATTGCTAAAATTGCATTATTAAGTGAGACCTTAGAATTAACTATCGAACGTGATCAGATGGTTGGATCTATTGAATCACCAAAAAGCAAAATGATTGAATTGGTTAATGATGCGGTTCAACAAGGAGGAATAAAACCCGATGCTGTCTTTATGACGGGAGGCTCCGCACGCTCACCTATTTTATGCCAAGCTATTGAACAACAACTGCCTAATATTCCAATTGTTAAAGGTAATGACTTTGGATCAGTTACTGCTGGTTTAGCGCGTTGGGGCGAGGTCTGCTTTAAATAA